One Candidatus Woesearchaeota archaeon DNA window includes the following coding sequences:
- a CDS encoding DUF99 family protein has translation MKSQIRVIGIDDSPFDKGQKDKVLVIGTMFRGGDFLDGVLSCYVSVDGSDATSKIIRMIRSSKFCPQLQCIFLDGIAVAGFNVIDIQQLNKETSLPVIVVIRNKPDLVKIKKALKNLKDGEEKMKMIEGAGVIHYIGGVYCQIAGIDTKEAIQFLKVCSTRSKIPEALRISHIIGSGVTKGESSGDA, from the coding sequence ATGAAATCCCAGATTCGTGTTATTGGAATTGATGACTCTCCTTTTGATAAGGGTCAGAAGGATAAGGTTCTTGTCATTGGTACCATGTTCAGGGGTGGTGATTTTCTTGATGGTGTCCTCTCCTGTTATGTGAGTGTGGATGGTTCTGATGCCACATCAAAGATTATTAGGATGATCAGATCATCTAAGTTCTGCCCTCAGCTCCAGTGCATATTCCTTGACGGTATCGCTGTTGCCGGATTCAATGTTATTGATATTCAACAGCTCAACAAGGAGACTTCTTTGCCTGTGATCGTGGTGATAAGGAACAAGCCTGACTTGGTGAAGATAAAGAAGGCGCTCAAGAATCTGAAAGATGGAGAGGAAAAGATGAAGATGATCGAAGGTGCAGGAGTTATACATTATATTGGTGGGGTGTATTGCCAGATTGCAGGTATAGACACAAAAGAAGCAATCCAATTCCTTAAGGTCTGCTCAACACGTTCGAAGATTCCAGAAGCTTTAAGGATATCCCACATAATCGGCAGCGGCGTCACGAAAGGCGAATCAAGTGGTGATGCATGA
- a CDS encoding methyltransferase domain-containing protein: MKQTKNLVMTPDGRKFFTNLDQDIHTTYGVLRKEELKGAEVGDTLQSNIGKKFFFLDPGFKDHYSRMKRTAQIIHLKDAGYILATTLVGRESKVLDAGAGSGYLAVFLARYVKKVYTCDIRDDHLDTVRHNVDYMGMKNIEVIKQDVYERIRQKNLDLIVFDLPEPHRALANASKALKPGAFLVIYNPCITQVTAFLDELDKHPEFLYLKTVELIHRDWEAKGKKVRPDNKAIGHTGFLCFCRKLRK; this comes from the coding sequence ATGAAGCAGACAAAGAATCTCGTCATGACCCCTGATGGCAGGAAATTCTTCACTAACCTTGATCAGGATATTCATACAACTTATGGTGTCTTGAGGAAGGAAGAATTGAAGGGGGCAGAAGTTGGCGACACCCTGCAGTCAAATATAGGCAAGAAGTTCTTCTTTTTGGATCCAGGATTCAAGGATCATTATTCCAGGATGAAGCGCACTGCCCAGATAATCCATCTCAAGGATGCCGGCTACATCCTGGCCACCACGCTTGTCGGCAGGGAGTCCAAAGTGTTGGATGCAGGGGCAGGCTCTGGCTATCTTGCTGTCTTCCTTGCGAGATATGTGAAGAAAGTCTATACCTGTGATATCAGGGATGATCATCTGGACACAGTCAGGCACAATGTTGATTACATGGGGATGAAGAATATTGAGGTGATCAAGCAGGATGTTTACGAAAGGATCAGGCAGAAGAATCTTGATCTCATTGTGTTTGATCTTCCTGAGCCTCACAGGGCGCTCGCAAATGCTTCAAAAGCTCTTAAGCCAGGCGCTTTCCTTGTTATCTATAATCCTTGCATCACCCAGGTCACTGCTTTCCTTGATGAGCTGGATAAGCATCCGGAATTCTTGTATCTCAAGACTGTCGAGCTCATCCATCGTGATTGGGAGGCTAAAGGGAAGAAGGTCAGACCCGATAACAAGGCCATTGGCCACACTGGTTTCTTGTGCTTCTGCAGGAAGCTTAGGAAATGA